A region from the Thermostichus vulcanus str. 'Rupite' genome encodes:
- a CDS encoding creatininase family protein, with protein MHTFVPPHRFFPYLTWTEIQAMPDKENVVIIQPVASIEQHGPHLPLVVDAAIGTAIIGRAMEKLDPGIPAYVLPTQCYGKANEHWHFPGTIALTAQTLMAVLTEVAESIYRAGFRKLVFLNSHGGQPQVLEIVARDVHQKYEDFMLFPVAAWRVPHEGRDLFTEKERELGIHAGDGETSILMHILPDTVRTDKLVCEYPHDLPENSLLSMEGAIPFAWVTRDLTQSGVLGDATAATAEKGKLLVESMSDGWVQLIQDLHKFQQPKAWRKSVPSAAPVPSLA; from the coding sequence ATGCATACTTTTGTTCCACCCCACCGCTTCTTCCCCTACTTGACTTGGACAGAGATCCAGGCCATGCCCGACAAAGAGAATGTGGTGATCATCCAGCCGGTCGCCTCAATTGAACAACACGGACCGCATCTGCCGCTGGTGGTGGATGCGGCTATTGGTACAGCCATCATTGGGCGCGCGATGGAAAAATTGGATCCCGGGATCCCGGCCTATGTTTTGCCCACCCAATGCTACGGCAAGGCCAATGAGCACTGGCACTTCCCCGGCACCATTGCCCTCACGGCTCAAACCCTGATGGCGGTGCTAACCGAGGTGGCCGAAAGCATTTACCGGGCCGGTTTTCGCAAGCTGGTCTTCCTCAACTCTCATGGCGGACAACCGCAGGTGCTGGAGATTGTGGCGCGGGATGTGCATCAAAAGTACGAAGATTTCATGCTCTTTCCGGTAGCGGCGTGGCGTGTCCCCCACGAAGGGCGGGATCTGTTTACGGAGAAAGAGCGGGAATTGGGCATTCATGCTGGCGATGGCGAAACCAGCATCCTCATGCACATCCTGCCCGACACCGTCCGTACCGATAAGCTGGTGTGCGAGTATCCTCATGATTTGCCAGAGAATAGCCTGCTCAGCATGGAAGGGGCGATCCCGTTTGCTTGGGTGACCCGTGACCTCACCCAAAGTGGTGTCCTTGGGGATGCGACGGCTGCCACAGCGGAAAAAGGCAAGCTTTTGGTGGAGTCAATGTCGGATGGCTGGGTGCAACTGATCCAGGATTTGCACAAATTCCAGCAGCCCAAGGCTTGGCGCAAATCGGTACCCAGTGCCGCTCCTGTCCCCAGCTTGGCCTAA
- a CDS encoding NAD-dependent epimerase/dehydratase family protein: protein MPPEVPAATSIAWVTGITGYWGRNVALCLLRRGWQVVGISRSQPQELENWATAQGKKLVWYRLDLASSNWDPPPGSPQAIFHCAALFEQDLAVMMQVNVLGPIQLIEQGIQTMSRCREGGRIGVFLEQNGRIGLPGLEKFSAT from the coding sequence ATGCCGCCTGAGGTTCCCGCCGCAACTTCGATAGCTTGGGTTACGGGCATTACCGGCTACTGGGGTCGGAATGTCGCCCTTTGCTTGCTGCGACGAGGATGGCAGGTGGTGGGGATATCCCGCTCACAACCCCAAGAGCTTGAGAACTGGGCCACTGCCCAAGGCAAAAAGTTGGTTTGGTATCGGTTGGATTTGGCCAGCTCAAACTGGGATCCACCCCCGGGATCCCCGCAGGCAATCTTTCACTGTGCCGCGCTGTTTGAGCAGGATCTGGCCGTGATGATGCAAGTGAATGTGTTGGGGCCCATCCAGCTGATCGAGCAAGGGATCCAGACCATGTCCCGCTGTCGCGAGGGGGGGCGCATTGGGGTGTTTCTTGAGCAAAATGGCCGCATCGGCTTACCCGGCTTGGAAAAGTTTAGCGCGACATAG